The following coding sequences lie in one Fusarium poae strain DAOMC 252244 chromosome 1, whole genome shotgun sequence genomic window:
- a CDS encoding hypothetical protein (TransMembrane:3 (i714-735o741-762i783-802o)~BUSCO:6609at5125), with protein MLIVQDLKTRSKTWLSTRSGKTPSVRPGVVVMKFGEQLRSSVIREYQWYYIDYDGLKDELKRSTGPIKVAAKGPEWTEDDETRFLAKLEAELEKVHTKQKVKAMEISRRITVSESEVKGVVNRLNERGLGENGPTEEEFMLLEEDLSDIIADVHDLAKFVQLNYTGFYKIIKKHDKMTGWHLRPVFDSRLKAKPFYEENYDASVIKLSKLYNLVRTRGNPVKGDSAAGGGQASFIRQTTKYWVHPDNVTELKLIILKHLPVLVFNANKDFEPQDSAITSIYYDNPDTWELYEGRLKKTEGAEAIRLRWYGGMQNESIFVERKTHREDWTGEKSVKARFSMKEKNVNAYMRGELLPAAIFERARREGKRPEKAIAEDERLASEVQYSVLKKGYRPVCRSFYNRTAFQLPADARVRISLDTELTMVREDNLDGRIRCGDNWRRMDIGIDYPFSQLPAEDVERFPYAVLEVKLQTQAGQEPPEWVRQLISSHLVEAVPKFSKFIHGTATLFPDRIDLLPFWMPQMDVDIRKPVTHDFGIRRPGLSGTTNTSDDDEDLDSDDDEIEGSGRNGTNGTNGNNGESSAQGASRRRGLPAADVEGQITDLPDVDDLYDSDEEYDENYELEVAKREGGWRYYSTLLSTKGRHFGQALGRHTLTALKAAIPAPRSTEVPRSDRLQGVFGQDIIQNKKFKAPPGKKIYVPVRVEPKVYFAAERTFLGWLEFSIYVGTIAVTLLNFGSHPTPTHFWVAGVFTLLAILSLCYSVFTYLYRSQGIRSRKVVKFYDRWGPSALCGALFIGVALNFVFEGRERDLW; from the exons ATGCTGATCGTTCAAGACCTCAAGACCCGTTCCAAAACCTGGCTCAGCACCCGCTCGGGCAAAACCCCATCGGTTCGACCCGGCGTCGTCGTCATGAAGTTCGGAGAGCAGCTTCGCTCTAGCGTCATCCGCGAGTATCAGTGGTACTATATCGATTACGATGGTCTGAAGGATGAGCTCAAAAGATCCACTGGCCCTATCAAAGTCGCAGCCAAGGGACCTGAATGGACCGAAGATGACGAGACACGTTTCCTCGCCAAGCTCGAGGCCGAGCTGGAGAAGGTTCACACAAAGCAAAAAGTGAAGGCTATGGAAATTTCCCGTCGCATTACTGTGAGCGAGAGTGAGGTCAAAGGAGTGGTTAACCGCCTCAACGAGCGCGGCCTTGGTGAGAATGGTCCAACCGAGGAAGAGTTTATGCTGCTCGAGGAGGATCTCAGCGATATCATTGCCGATGTCCACGACCTCGCCAAGTTTGTCCAGCTTAACTACACCGGCTTTTACAAGATCATTAAGAAGCATGAT AAAATGACCGGATGGCATTTGAGGCCCGTTTTCGATAGTCGACTGAAAGCCAAGCCCTTTTACGAGGAAAATTACGACGCGTCTGTCATCAAGTTGTCCAAGCTTTACAACCTCGTCCGAACTCGTGGAAATCCCGTCAAGGGTGACAGCGCCGCCGGTGGAGGTCAAGCCAGTTTTATCCGTCAAACAACTAAATACTGGGTTCATCCCGATAATGTGACGGAATTGAAGCTTATTATCCTAAAGCACTTGCCTGTTCTTGTTTTCAATGCCAACAAGGATTTCGAGCCGCAGGATTCAGCTATCACGTCGATTTACTACGACAATCCTGATACATGGGAGTTGTACGAAGGTCGACTGAAGAAGACCGAAGGTGCCGAGGCCATTCGATTGCGATGGTATGGTGGTATGCAGAACGAGTCTATTTTCGTTGAGCGCAAAACACATCGAGAGGATTGGACTGGTGAAAAGTCCGTCAAGGCTCGATTCTccatgaaagagaagaatgTAAACGCATACATGAGAGGAGAGCTTCTCCCTGCTGCCATCTTTGAAAGGGCACGCAGGGAAGGCAAGAGGCCTGAAAAGGCTATTGCTGAGGACGAGCGATTAGCGTCCGAAGTTCAGTACTCAGTGCTCAAAAAGGGTTATAGGCCCGTCTGTCGATCTTTCTACAACCGTACTGCTTTCCAGCTTCCTGCTGATGCTCGAGTACGAATCTCCCTCGATACAGAGCTCACGATGGTGAGGGAAGACAACCTCGATGGTCGCATTCGCTGCGGAGACAATTGGCGACGTATGGACATTGGTATCGATTACCCCTTCTCGCAGCTGCCTGCTGAAGATGTTGAACGATTCCCTTATGCTGTTCTGGAGGTCAAGCTCCAGACTCAGGCTGGACAGGAGCCCCCTGAGTGGGTCCGGCAGCTTATTTCATCTCACCTGGTTGAGGCTGTCCCTAAATTCTCAAAATTCATCCACGGCACTGCAACTCTGTTCCCCGATAGAATTGACCTCCTACCTTTCTGGATGCCACAGATGGATGTCGACATCCGCAAGCCTGTCACCCACGACTTCGGCATTCGACGACCTGGCTTGTCAGGAACAACAAACACatccgatgacgatgaggatcTGGACTCTGACGATGACGAAATTGAGGGTTCTGGTCGCAATGGTACTAACGGAACTAATGGTAACAACGGAGAATCGAGCGCACAAGGCGCCAGCCGACGCCGAGGACTCCCAGCTGCGGATGTGGAGGGTCAAATAACCGACCTACCTGATGTGGACGATCTTTACGATTCGGACGAGGAGTATGATGAGAATTATGAGCTGGAAGTCGCTAAACGCGAAGGCGGCTGGCGCTACTATTCGACTCTGCTCTCCACCAAGGGCCGGCACTTTGGACAGGCTTTGGGACGGCATACGCTTACTGCGCTCAAGGCAGCCATACCCGCACCTCGTAGCACTGAAGTTCCACGCAGCGATCGACTGCAAGGTGTGTTTGGACAGGATATCATCCAAAACAAAAAATTCAAGGCGCCTCCTGGGAAGAAGATTTACGTACCTGTGCGAGTCGAGCCCAAAGTCTATTTTGCGGCCGAGAGAACATTTTTGGGATGG CTCGAATTTTCTATCTATGTCGGTACCATTGCTGTAACCCTGCTCAACTTTGGTAGCCATCCTACGCCAACTCACTTCTGGGTGGCAGGCGTCTTTACACTGCTCGCCATTCTGAGTCTCTGCTATTCCGTTTTCACGTACCTCTACAGAAGCCAAGGAATTCGATCTCGCAAGGTTGTCAAGTTTTACGACCGCTGGGGTCCAAGTGCACTCTGTGGAGCTCTCTTCATTGGCGTTGCTCTCAACTTTGTGTTTGAGGGCAGAGAGAGGGATCTCTGGTAG